The Trueperaceae bacterium genomic interval GGCCGTGCGCGAGCTGATGGTCGCCGAGGGCTACCCGGCGTCGTCCGTGAAGATGGGCGTGGGCCCGGTCATCGAGAACGGCTTCTACTACGACTTCGACCTGCCGCGCAGCCTTACCCCGGACGACCTCGAGCGGCTCGAGGCGCGCATGCGCGAGATCGTCGCCGCCGACCTGCCGCTGCGGAAGTACGCCCTGCCGCGCGAGGAGGCCCTCGCGCGCTACGAGCGGCAGGGCGACCCTTACAAGCTCGAGCTGATCAGGGACCTGCCGGAGGGCGAGCAGATCACCTTCTACGAGCAGGGCGGGGAGGAGGGCTTCACCGACCTCTGCCGCGGGCCGCACGTGCCCTCGACGGGCGCCGTGACGCCCCACTTCAAGCTGATGAGCGTGGCGGGGGCGTACTGGCGCGGCGACGAGTCCCGGCCCATGCTCCAACGCGTCTACGGGGTGGCCTTCGCGACGAGGGAGGAGCTCGAGCACCACCTGTGGCAGCTCGAGGAGGCGAAGAAGCGCGACCACCGGCGCCTCGGCGCGGACCTCGACATCTTCGTCCTCGACGAGGACGTGGGCCCCGGGCTGCCGCTGTGGCTGCCGCGCGGGGCGGTGATGGTGGAGGAGATCGAGCGCCTCGCCAAGGAGGTCGAGCTCGAGGCCGGCTACGAGCGCGTGCGCTCGCCGCACCTCGCCAAGCAGCGCCTCTACGAGATCTCGGGACACCTGGCGCACTACCACGACTCGATGTACCCGCCCATGGAGCTCGACGACGGCGAGCGGTACTACGTCAAGCCCATGAACTGCCCGTTCCACCACAAGATCTACGCGGCCCGGCCGCGGAGCTACCGCGACCTGCCGCTGCGCCTGGCCGAGTACGGCACCTGCTACCGCTACGAGGACTCCGGCGCGCTGATGGGCCTGCTGCGCGTGCGCTCGATGCAGATGAACGACGCCCACATCTACTGCACCGAGGAGCAGTTCGAGCAGGAGTTCCTCGGGGTCGTCGACCTCTACCTGCGCTACTTCGAGCTCTTCGGCATCGAGAGCTACGAGATGCGCCTCTCGAAGCACGCGCCCGCGGAGCTGGGCAAGAAGTACGTGGACGAGCCCGAGCTGTGGGTGAGGACCGAGGACATGGTCAGGGACGTGCTGACCAAGGCCGGGGTGCCGTTCGTCGAGGAGGAGGACGAGGCGGCGTTCTACGGGCCGAAGATCGACGTGCAGATCAGGAGCGCGATCGGCCGCGAGTTCACGCTGGCCACGAACCAGGTCGACTTCGCGCAGCCCTCGCGCTTCGGCCTCACCTACGTCGACGAGAACAACGAGCGCAAGGTGCCGCTCTGCCTCCACCGCGCGCCGCTCTCGACGCACGAGCGCCTCATCGGGTTCCTCATCGAGCACTTCGCCGGCGACTTCCCGGTCTGGCTCGCGCCCGAGCAGGTGCGCCTGGTGCCCATCGCCGACAGGCACGTGCCCTACGCCAGGAGCCTGAGGGAGCGCATGCTCGCCGCCGGCCTCCGCGCCGAGGTCGACGAGAGCAACGAGCGCATGAACGCGAAGATCCGCGACGCCGAGCTCTACAAGGTGCCGTACATCGCCGTCGTGGGCGACGCGGAGGAGGGGGCGGGCACCGTGTCGTTCCGCAGCCGCCGGG includes:
- the thrS gene encoding threonine--tRNA ligase, coding for MTNVRVVLPDGKDLELRAGATGAELAAAIGPGLAKAALGVKVDGRLSDLQSTVPDGAQVTVVTRKDPDAIRLQRHTLAHVLAQAVRELMVAEGYPASSVKMGVGPVIENGFYYDFDLPRSLTPDDLERLEARMREIVAADLPLRKYALPREEALARYERQGDPYKLELIRDLPEGEQITFYEQGGEEGFTDLCRGPHVPSTGAVTPHFKLMSVAGAYWRGDESRPMLQRVYGVAFATREELEHHLWQLEEAKKRDHRRLGADLDIFVLDEDVGPGLPLWLPRGAVMVEEIERLAKEVELEAGYERVRSPHLAKQRLYEISGHLAHYHDSMYPPMELDDGERYYVKPMNCPFHHKIYAARPRSYRDLPLRLAEYGTCYRYEDSGALMGLLRVRSMQMNDAHIYCTEEQFEQEFLGVVDLYLRYFELFGIESYEMRLSKHAPAELGKKYVDEPELWVRTEDMVRDVLTKAGVPFVEEEDEAAFYGPKIDVQIRSAIGREFTLATNQVDFAQPSRFGLTYVDENNERKVPLCLHRAPLSTHERLIGFLIEHFAGDFPVWLAPEQVRLVPIADRHVPYARSLRERMLAAGLRAEVDESNERMNAKIRDAELYKVPYIAVVGDAEEGAGTVSFRSRREPERKGVPAEAFIAHLQDAHRRRLLQVEPIAV